Part of the Nicotiana tabacum cultivar K326 chromosome 20, ASM71507v2, whole genome shotgun sequence genome, TATACGCCATGTCCatatctattacttgaaatttcGTATCTTTGACTACCCCTTCTGCGAATGTGGTGAGCGCTATCTCCCCTTTTGTAACAACGTTTGAATTGTCAAATACAGATAAGGTACGTGCTttggataccaacttgtcaccagCTTGCATCTCATTTACCACTCTTAAAAAGAGTTATATTTACAGAGCTACCAGGATCAATCAAAACGCGTTCCACATTAGTATcatatacaagtaaagatattaccagtgcattattGTGTGGAATCATCACGCCATCTACATTTGCATCATCAAATGTTATGCAGTCTTCTTCCAAAACTTGGCGTACTCGCTTTCCGTAGTAACTGTGATTTTGACACCTTTTGTGTAGCTGTATATGTCACACCGTTGACCTCCTCTACTCCGCTTATCACGTTAACCATTCTTTTTGGTGACGGAGGTTTTGGTGGCTCTTGTCTATTCTTCATATATGCTTGCTTACCCTTCTCACTAAATAAGTCGGTTAAATAGCCTTGTTTTAGTATGTGCTCTACTTCATCTTGTAGCAATCTGCATTCTGCTGTTTTATGACCGtgatcattatgaaactcgcaccagaaATTTGGGTTTCTTCTATTGGGGTTCGATCTCATTTCTTTTAGCCACtgcaccttatctcccatgcttatTAAAACAGCTACCAACTCAGATATTCTAACATTGAAACTGTAACCACCAATCTTTGCTTTTGTGATTCTGTCGATGTCCCGCATATCTCGCTCCTTTCCAAACTTGGATGACGAACCTGCATCtctgttccttgatttggaatcGTATCTTATGTTCTCCTATTTAGAACGTGAATCCCTTCCTGCTGGTCTCATATAAGGTTCGTACCTGTTCTTTTCGGACCTTTTTTCAGTTCTTGGTCGCCTCGAACTTACTCTTCATCTCCCCGTGACTGAGTGATATCATCTTATTCTATTCGCAGCTTCGTgttatacctgttgtaaacatcattccaagttgttgTAGGGAATTCTCGAAGACTTTCTTTGACTCTCCTCGTGGCTTCTGAGCTTTTTTCATTTAAGTTGCTCGCAAACGCCATGGCCGCCCAATTATCCGGTACACGCGGTAGCATCATCCTTTCACGCTGAAATTTATCCACAAATTCTCTGAGTAGCTCCGTATCTccttgttttgttttgaaaatgtcCTCCATCCTCTTTTTAACCTTTTAAGCTCCCGGGTTTTCTTTTATAAacgaatctgcaagctcagcaaaaaaatcaataaaattttCTAGTAAAAGAGAGTACCATGTTAATGCCCCTTTTGTGAGTGTTTCGCCAAACTTTTTGACCAGCACCGACTCAATTtattgtttggtcaagtcgttgccctTCACGACAGTTGTAAATACAGTTACATGATCTCGTGGGTCAGTTGTCCCATCATACTTTGGTATATCGGGCATCTTAAACTTTTTTGGAATTGGCAAGGGAGtggcacttggcttccagggctGTTGAGAATATTTGTCAATATCTACTCCTTTAATCATGGGTGGCACACCAGGTATCTGCTCTATGCGATCGttctgctccttgagctgtttctgcaaagatagtactaaactttgtaaatcagaattatttAAGATATCCGACCTTCCATCTCGAGAGTCGCTGAGAGTTCCTCCACTGCCTGAATTAGCAAGTCCCGAGAGGATTCTCTATGGTTGCAGTGTTATTTGGAAGTGGAGTCGGTGGTACAGTTAGCAACCCACTAACAAAAGCTTGGAGAGCATTGTTGGCGTGTACTACAATTAGTTGCTTCAATGCATCTTCAACAATTTGATCGTCCCCTTGTTGATTATTCACATGTGATGTTGATATGTCAGGTGAGTTTTCTTGAAAGTGTCGAGGAGAATTTTGGGGTGAAGGGATTGGAGTGTCATTATCTTGTTGATTCTGTTGGTTTAGCTGGTTTTATTGGTTTTGTTGGTCGTTGTTGTTAACGGTCGACATGATTTTTTGATAGAAAGAATGAATTTGGAAagtgaaaagattatcagattctcGGTAAcgaaaccaatttgtttaaccaaaaatgaCTATTTTGGTCAAAGCCTATTTTTAAAGGTACTCGGGCtactgataatcaagaaattcaatatACTCATCGTGATAAGAAAGGAAATTAGAATATGAAACAACAAAACAATCAatagaaagcaaaagaaagtaaTTGTATTCCAATAATAATCAGAACATGTCTGTACAAATGATATCTCTTTCCCTTATATAGGAATTTATAAGTACAACGTCTTTCCCCTTTTATGACCAaatcattatgagcattaatgatATTAATGAGACGTTATAATTGGTAATCGTAATTGTTCATGAAGATTCTGTAACGTTTGAGATCATTCAAGCTCATTAATTGATGATTCATGAATCTTTCCTTTTTACTGTCTTGATTCATTCCGCCGGTACCTTTTCATGTAACTATTTAAACTTGAGCGACCATATCTTTTCCTCTCATGGGTGATTTACTCGTATCTATTATGACTCGTGCCTCTTTTAATGCATCTCTCCAGCTGTCGCTTTCTTAATGATCCACATGTCTTGTCATATCAGCCACTCATATAAATCCACGTGTACTATTTATTTTTAACAATACAAGTATATTCCTGGCCTTTTATTAGAAAATACAACATATACTTTTGAAGCACTATTCTTCTTCGAATGCACCATTATTGATTCCTTAAACTATTAACTCACACTTAGAAGAAAATAGGAGTTTAAATGAAGGTTTGTTTAAGTATGTTTTCGGCCATCTAGGTTTATTTAAATAGTAGGGTTTTGAAGACCTTGTTATactaaaaatatacaaaatacacAATCAAATACATGTATATAGatgaataatttcaaaatatatacgtgtatactacaaaaaaaaaaaagaatgaaaatacgtaaaataaaaaaaaaaaggtttatgGGAAATAGGGTTTGCAACCTTTGAGATCTTCCATGTATTGGAAAACAACTATTAAATGGGTTGGAGAGAAATATTCAAACCTAACTAAAAGGGCATTATTAGTATAAAGATTCGCCTGAAACTCTAATTTTAGCGTAAATTTACCTTAATGACCCcatttgggtcaatttggccaaAAATTGTGGGGCCCAAAGGATTTTTCCATTTACAAAAGCTAGaaataaacaagaaagaaaaagcacCGAAATAAGACTCCATAAATCGgtccatagttttcaaaattatacaTTAGACCTAATTATTTGAGGTGTCTGTGCCTTTTTATAGCCCCCTCTACTCCAGAGCTAACGACACTTTATAAGTTTATGTAGAATTCAATGGATAGACTGGATTTTAAAGATGTTGTCCAGCCTTTTGGTGTATATTACCTTTTCATTTTATCCTACGAGACGCTTAAATAGAGCTGTCAATACGGGCTGGCTCAGCCGTAGCACAACCCACACGAGCCAAGCCTATATTGACGGTTCTAGACTTAAATCAATATGAAACGACTTTACTTTAATAATCATATatgcatatttttataatttctcAAAATTTGAATGATTTGCATCAGTTTTATCTTGTGAAATGATAAACCTAATGAGTAGTAACtagtttccattttttttttttgaaataatcgAATAGAATCactaaattatttatatttaacgtaattttaatttcacaaagattttttattttcaaaaatatttcaagtaactTTAACAACGAGAAATTAAGAGTTAATAATGATGTGACGTATCACATATGCATAACAATACATAAAATGTAGAACTGTGAAATGATAAACCTAATGAGTAGTAACtagttttcattttttgaaataatCCAATAAAATCActaaattatttattttcctaTTATGTTTTCTTGAAATTAGAGGTTTAATAAGATTTTCATAGGGCATATCTTTGTTCTAAATTTATTTATTAGTTATTACACccgtactttttaaaaaaaatatcaaaatataacATCAATACAAAATTGAGAACAACAAAATGTAGATAGCCCTCAAAATCTGACCAAGCGGTTGGCGGGAACTGGCGGCTATTAATTATAGTAACAATTATTATCtgccatatttttgtatgctctTTAATTTGCACTTTTTGGTAACctatatatttctttttttttttttgaaaatatatttcaTTTCGCCATCCAAGTATCCAACTTCCCATTTCTGAATTTCTTCTCAACTGACACCGAAAGGGTAAAACCCAATTgcctaatttcactcaaatttgTATATTTATAGTTTTATACTAAGAATCTTTAGTTTTGACTCCTTTACTATCTGGGTCTATCCAAATTCGGGTTTTTTTTATCTgtcttctttcttctccattgCATCGGGTGAAAACTTTAATAAGTATATTTTGAAAGAAATGTGAATCTTTGGTCAAATCTTAGTTCTAGCTGATTTTTATGTTGGTGTTTGTAGTTTTTGTTTTTCGAGCAATTAAGAATTTAAAGTTCATGTCTTTGATCAATTGAAGTGTATATGAACTTAATTCTCATTTCttaataattttgaattatttgatgtATCAAATTTGAATGTTTTTATCTTTCTGCACAAAGTGAAAACTTTATAATGTCTTACTTATGGTTGATTTTTATCTGGCTGTTTACTATTATTCCTACCAATCCAACATTTGAAGTTCATGTCTTGATCATTTTGAATTGCATACTTCATTCTCATTTCTTGATAATTTTGAATTGCGTTGGTGTATTCTTCCCTCTGTTGAATCTTTTCATACTCTGGGCTCTAATGTGTAATTCTTTTATATTCAGCTTCTAGTGGGTGATTTTAAAATAAGGAGATTTGAAAGGGTGCTTTTTTGTAAAGCTCAATTCTTTAGTCTAAGCCTTTACTGAATCTGCACATTATTTCTACCATCACTTGTTAGTTTTTAAGTATTAGCTAATCGAGGAGCTGAAATTTATCACAAGCGCCTTTTATCATCCCTTCATTTTCCCATTTGAATTGTTGTAGAGTGTTGATGTGGATCTCTAGCTTATACTTATCTTGGAAATTTTCTGCTACTCATCTTCTTTTCACTGATGAATGGGTTGTTCTGAAGTTGTGATCTTGGCGGGTTGTTAAATTGTAGATAAACAATCTCTGCAAGGATTGCCATGGACTCGATGAATGGCATCGATAATGTACCAGAAACAGCGACTCGTAAAATCAAGGCATTCTTTGAGTCAGCTCCACCACTAAAAGATGTTGCTGAAATAGAGACAAAATTGAAGGAATTTGTCTACCGAAATTCTTCATCATCAGGCAAATTTGCTTCCATTCAGCTCTCATATCATGTATTGTTTCAACTTCCTTTTCCACAATCTGGACAATCACAACGCCTGACTTTACTTTTGACTTTGCTTTTGTTGTCATCTTCAGAGAATGGAAAAATAAACAGGGTGGTGTGTGTGACTTCCGGTGGTACAACTGTTCCTTTGGAGAAGCGATGTGTTCGTTATATTGACAACTTTAGCTCTGGTCATAGAGGAGCTGCTTCCACAGAGTATATCATGAAACACCATACTTACGCCTTTTATTACACATTTGGTTCACATACATGTTTTACATTCAAGTTAAACTGGAATTGCAGGTACTTTTTGAAGGCTGGTTATTCTGTCATCTTTCTTTACCGTAGGTTTGTATTCAAGTGCATTGCTATATATTACCATTATCTCAATCAAGATTCTTCCCTTTGAAAAATAGCATATGCTCCTGACTGGATTCTTAAAGCCATGAAACTCTGCATATGCAGGGGAACTTGCCAGCCATTTTGCAGATCACTGCCTGATGATCCATTGCTCGAGTGTTTTACTTCAACTGATCATTCAAGTATTCAAGGTCTGTTAGTTTTTCATTTATGCCTAATACTGACGGACACCATTTGTCCATTTTAACAGATATCCATACTTTCTAGATTCCTAGCAGCATAGAACTGCATGGTGAATTTCATAAAATattctatattaattatatagGGTCATTTTAATAATATCTAATTGCTCAATACCTTTTCGTACTTTATGTTATAGAGGTGCAGCAGATCCTAATAAAATAGATGGAGAGAATCATAAGGAGGAAATGTAATTCTTGATGTGATGTAGTTTGGAGAGTTACTTTTATTCATATTAatcttcctttttctttacagTGATGTTGTGTGTTTTCCTGGCTGGTTAGGGTTACTGGGAGTGGGAGAATATTTATTGCATTTCTTGGAATATTTTGAACTTGTCCGTTGTTATTGACCATCTCATACTTTTAAGTCTCACATACATTTTCTTAATGGTGCTATCTCAGTGGACCCATCACATGCTGAAGTGGTGAAGAGAGCCATTTCTGAAAATCGTTCTGTAAGGATTTTTGTTGATTATTCATTTCACTATTTCACATACCAATGGTAACAATTAACCTTAAGAATATTCAATTGCAGGCAGTTAACGGGGGCTTCCTGTTGAAATTACCGTTTACAACAATTTTTGAGTATTTGCAGGTAAGTAGATTTTTCTTTTGACAAGCAGGCATTGTTAGTAGATTGATGCATCTATTTGCTGTATGAGTGCCAGTAAAAGAATATTAAATGTATTCATATTAAGCAGATTCTTCGGCTGATTGCTGGCTCTTTAAGGAGCCGTGGGCCTAGTGCTATGTTCTATCTTGCAGCTGCAGTTTCTGACTTCTATGTACCATGGGAGAGCATGGTAATCATTTCATTTCTTCTTGCATTGTTTTGGTTGAATTTGCAGTTTGAAATGGTTGGATTCAGTTCAATCTTTGTGAATTTCTGTATTTGTTTTTTGTCTCCTCCCTCTTCTGTTTCAATACCAGAAATGGTAGATATATAACATGTCATCTAATTTCAGTTCTTGTCACATCTTCTGGCATTTGCTTTACAGACGGTGCATAAGATCCAGTCAGGATCTGGTCCCTTGGACATGCGCCTTGCTCAAGTACCGAAGATGCTTTATGTGCTCAGAAATGAGTGGGCACCTGTGGCCTTCTGTATATCTTTCAAGGTTAGCTGATCATCACTTGAGTTTCCTTGACCATAAAGTCTGCTTTACCTGTAAAAATATGCTGACTGTACAAATAACCGTGTCAAATATATCTTGAGAATAATTGTGCATATGATATGCCGCTGCTGCGGGGACTAAATAAGATCAAAATCATATTCCCTTCATCTTATTCATGAAGCTCCATTATACATTTTCAGGTGTTCCAATTTTTCATTTGAAATACATTGACAAATATTCTGTGTCTTTTACAAGTTTCAAGAGTTCAAAACTCACTAAGCAGTTCAAATTTTGACTATAATGTGTTCTTTTTCCTATCAAGTTTACATATCGAGTCTTAACAATTATACCTTTTTGTTAAACAATAAAAGAACGTATAAAGTCGAACTAACTCAACCCGCATGCATAGTCCGAAAGTTTACATAAACTATGAACAAAAGGAGTGCATAGTTTCTCCCATTCCAACCTCCGCATCAGGTCTTAGAGTTGAAATATGCGGTCTTTTTTGGTGTTGGTGCCTTGGTGGTGGTTGGGGAGGGGATGTGATATACTTACATGTATTTGATGGATGTGAAATTAGTACTCTTATCTTGCTTAGCAACTTCTTTTATGTTTAGAATAAAGCATATACCTTTGAGTTGCAAATTAGAACTTTTAACCATTTGATTAAGTCTCAGGTTAATTGATACATGATTGTCAGTAGTTTGTCGACTTGTTCCATAACATGGTACTTGTCAATGAGTCACCTTGTATGACTGTTATTAATTGGATGAGATATGTCTCTTTCACCAATTAGTCTGGACAAGTTTTATAATCAAACCCAGCAGTCAGATGTCAAATCATTGTTTTATAGGAATTTACTTAGTCAAGTATATCCTTGACCTTTACTAGATCAAAGCACTGATTTTCTTCCCCACagctatatgtatatatatgtatttgacCTGTATATCTATATACCTCTAGTTATCACATAGTTTGAATACTCATTTAAACATCTACTTCTTGACAGCTGGAGACAGATACAGATATCCTTTTAGGAAAGGCTGATATGGCACTCAAAAAGTACAAAATGCATATGGTGGTAGCTAATGAACTTTCAACCCGCAAAGAGGAAGTTATAGTTGTCACAGAGCAGGAAAAAATCGCAGTTCGTCGGGACAAAACACAGGCCGGTGCTGATGTTGAGGACCCATTGATTAAACTTGTTGTGGATAGGCATTCAGCATACATCAAGCATTCTGATGCATGATCTCTAAGGACTGACTGGTGATATTTGTTGGATCAGTGGAATCTGATTTCTTTTCAAGAAGAATGCACTACATCTGTGCAACAATTATGTAATCAACTGTTAAAAAGAGAGGTATCTTTCCACCCTACTCGACCAACCACCACAGGTCACAGGCTCTCttgaaagaggaaaaagaaagaggGTACCTTTTAGTTGTTCCAACTGCGGAGTCTTTTTTTCTTGTTAAAGAATATGTTTCATGAAAGAAAAAGTAGCTGTACCCCTTAATTTATTACAGAAGAATATGTACTTTCAGCGCTGGCTATAATTCTTACAGTTCCCATTTAGAAGCCCTTTTCTCTGGGCATGATGTTTTTCTAGATGATAGCTGTTTTTTAAGTGTCTTGGTAGCTTCTAAATCATACAGCTGATCTGGTAACCAGCATTAAGTTACCTTAACTTCGAAAGTTTAGCACGAGAGTCCCGTAGTTAAAGGACTCAAATGAATATTATTACAAtatttggaaaaaatactactTAAGTGGTGTGTGTGAATACACATGCTTTGCATTTTAGTACAAACACTGGGTGAACCGTCTGGATTGTTGTTGACTTCAAAAGAGCAGCAGTATTTATAGATAGAGAGATAGCATCTATGGAAGCATAAACATGGCATACGGCAACCTTGCCAAGTATAGTACAACTATGATTGGTGCTTATCTAAATAACTTACAAAGATGCTATTTGTTCGTTTCTACAGAGACAGACGGGAGATATCATATATACAGTGTTTTCTTCCTCCTCTATTGTACAATACATTGTTCGGATCAGCCTCAAGCAACTTCCCAAAACACTGCATTCTTCATCAGGTGCATGGAGGAGAACCCCCACACAttgaattttctataatttttcaccATCATCCTCTTCGAGCTCCAGACCTTCAGCAGCAAGAAGCCTGCtaatgacctttttcttttcttcctctgCTTTTCTCCGCATTATATCTCTTTTCCGTAAGACAAGTGTATGCCGCTTCAAAGTATTATTAAAGTTCTCCAAGGATGCCTTTTTCTCTTTAGCGATAATTCTCCTTTCTTCATCAGGATCCATCTGAAAGTccatttaaataaaattttagataATCGGAAAGGGATCTGGACCATATCTATAGTCCCAAGAGTGGAATGGAGAAAATGACGTAAGATTTGAGCAACAGCAAGCTAATGAACCACTGCTTGATCATATGTATGGTATAATGCAGATTTAAGTGACCTGCTCGTGTATGGCTAATGCTAGTTCACCAAATGACGAATATCCATTACTACAGTGAGAGGAGAGGAGCTGAGAGGAATGAAAACAAATATTGATGAAGTGATCAAGCATACCATGCATAAAATTAGCCTTTTAATGTGGATTTGAACTTTATGGGTGTGGTATGCCACTGAACCCAGTGACCATTTGAGTTACTACATTCAAagtttaatactaataaatattTAGTAGATTTCTCAACACATATAGGGTTTGAGCCAAAACTACTGGGTTCAGCTGAAACTATAACTTATAGTGTACATCCGCCCCTAATAGTGCAAGGCAAGTGGGTTAGTTGAGTATACTAGCTGATAGATCCCCCTCTTAGCTATAATCCACCTCTGTGGTAACGATAGAAAGACACTGAGCTGTGGAAAAATCAATCGGCCGAGTACATGCGGACAAATTTGATGCAAATGTTCCAGGGCAGTTAAAGCATACATTAAATGCAGATAGTGGTTCACAGCAAGAAAGTGGATCGCCAAACGTCCAAACCAGCTAAACTTCCATCCAATAAAATAACATGCTTCCTCTGCATGCTAAAAGTCGTGTTTAATGAAGATAATGCTATTTCAATCTCTTCAGACCATCAAAAAATATGTTAGTAGTATATTTCCACGTGGGATTTTCAGAACCACATTATGTTCTACCGAGAGGTTAAAGGTATTTAAAGCACATCTTAGTACGTGCATATGTTGAAGTGACATCATCAGTGCATTACCAACATAAAAATGCATAAGTTAACAAGGATAACACAGTCAAAGGCACTTATAGACGACTCTAAGTGCGCTCAGAAATGCAAAGAATGTACCAATAGCAGCTCGATACCTTTGAACGAGCGAGACGGCGGACCTTCAAATTTAATTCTAACTGCTGTTGTTCAGCCCATGCAGCAATGGCCATATCACCCCGCTGGTCAAATGCTTTTCGCTTTTTCATAAGCCACTCCACCCATGCTTCAGATGCCTGATGAATAATGGAAGTGCATCATGTCAGTTTGAGACAATGAAGATACTGCAGGCCAGAAGCTAGAGACAAATAGAACCACATTCTGGAAACTTCCATTGGCagcaaaaaatataaacaaatccAGCACCATCTGATTCCAATTACCCCGAAGGAGACGGATTGAATCATAAATAGTTCAATTacagtcccccccccccccccaaaagatGAATATTACAAGAACATAACACATTTCTTTTTTTGCATTTGCTTTTTGCAAAAACAAAGATTTTTATTAACGCAAGGGTAACCCCAGAACACAAACAATATACAGAAGATCATTATACACATGTTATAATCCAAAGTCTATGTGCTCTACAGAAACACCCAAAGAACACAAAGCACAATGCTTCTCCCTCTGATAATCTTGTCCAATTTTGGCCTATCCTAATGAATTCCACTTCTGCAGCGCATTTTACTTGTCCAGTCGTATCCCTACCCAACGAAGTATGTGGTTTCATTTGCATTTACTTGAATTCATTTATAATAGCTAATGTTGCATTCCAGACACCCCAACTCTCACAAAGAGTGAACGGCAGGGGTGTCTGTCTGTCTATGCGAATGTAGATGCCATATATTTCATGACTGAAAAAATCTATTCTAAAGGAGCTGGATTTGAAAAATTAGGCAACAATTCACTGACAGGGGTCAATAAtaaaaggtcttaatttggtgCAAGATCAGAAAACATCCGTAATAAGCAAAAGGAATATGTGTTTAAGAAGTTCTTAATTTCTCATTTTTATATACATTTCCCCTTCCGGGCTAAAATTTGGTAGTTTGCACCTTAAAAACAATCACTCAGATGTTTCAAGAAGGAAGCAAGATGGAATATATTAAAAGGAGTATACTATAATTATGTTCTTTCAGCTAGCAAAATTCGCTTTCACGCATCAACAAGAGGCTATATGTCTAACATAACAGAGTCTTTAAATTCT contains:
- the LOC107821980 gene encoding phosphopantothenate--cysteine ligase 2 yields the protein MDSMNGIDNVPETATRKIKAFFESAPPLKDVAEIETKLKEFVYRNSSSSENGKINRVVCVTSGGTTVPLEKRCVRYIDNFSSGHRGAASTEYFLKAGYSVIFLYRRGTCQPFCRSLPDDPLLECFTSTDHSSIQVDPSHAEVVKRAISENRSAVNGGFLLKLPFTTIFEYLQILRLIAGSLRSRGPSAMFYLAAAVSDFYVPWESMTVHKIQSGSGPLDMRLAQVPKMLYVLRNEWAPVAFCISFKLETDTDILLGKADMALKKYKMHMVVANELSTRKEEVIVVTEQEKIAVRRDKTQAGADVEDPLIKLVVDRHSAYIKHSDA